The following DNA comes from Musa acuminata AAA Group cultivar baxijiao chromosome BXJ1-4, Cavendish_Baxijiao_AAA, whole genome shotgun sequence.
TAACATAAATTGCACAACCTCCAACAGCCCGTGCTGCTCCATGGTATTCAGCCATAGGGTGCAGACTCTGAAGAAAAGGCATCAGCCAAGTTAATAGACACGAAAACTTTACAAGTAGTGATAAAGGAAAACATaaatttttgtttgtttgtttgtttacaTGAAACATATCCCAGTCAGGCTGCATAAATTCTCCAAGAAAAACAGTATTATATGCAACAGATGCAATGTGGATGGTGTGGGAAGCTGGATCTCTTGGCCAGAAGTCATCAGAGGCTCTAACAATAGCAGTTCTCTTTGAGCTGTACCCAGATTAAACAAAGTGAAATATGTGGAGACCAGCAATTTAACAAAACAACTTCTTACAGTAAATTAGATTTTACCTGTATAAATTATCTGTATTGTGACTCATGCAAGATATAATTCCATTGTCAGGGAAGTTTCTAGCAATTGAAGCATCTAGGGCCTGGTGGTACTTTCTAGCAAGCGTTACCCTTCCACCATGTCCTGCACCTAGTGTCTCAAGAATGTTCTGTACATCTACTTTGACCCCATCGATCCCAGCAGAAGCAAGATATGAGTGGAGCTCATTGTAAAAATTGTACACCTTCTCAGGGTTAACAAGGCCAAGACCGTTTTTGGTTATGCTGTCCAAACAATCACAATGTTCATTTGACTGAACCCCAGGAGATGAAATGGGATACTGCAACTTGGAATCGTAATGTTCCATTCCAGAAACACCTGGACTTATGCCACCCCAGTATCCAGTAATTGCATGCCACACATAAACATACCTGTGCAAGAAAATTGTGATCGGATGAACAGCTGCTTGATGGATGGACGATCAAACATGAGAATCAACTCCATGTTGTACTATAAAACTAGTTGTCAATCGAGCAAAAAGATGACTTACTTCACTTGATGTTTTTCCTTCGCTTCTGTAACAATATGCGCAAGGCCATTTGCTGGATCTTCATCACGATGTCCCTCCCTACCATTTTTCTGGAACTTGTGGTTTTCCTTGATATGTGTCAGCCTGTTTGAAAAGCTgataaaaaaagtagaaaaaaagaATTACTTGGTGAAATGTCAGAAGGAAAGCAAACAGATCAAACACTGTCAGTCATGTTAAagccacaaaaagaaaaaaagtcagTGGCACTTACTTTGCGGCATTTTCTGATTCAGATGCAATTCCAGTGGGATCCATAGCCACTGACTGCCAGCcatcatcaattatgacaaatttCGGGTGAATTCCACCCATTCCTAAGCTGGAGATAACAAAAGATATCTTTAATAAATCAAATAACAAGAGTTCTCCGGAGAAAAAAAACAATTGCATAACACTTGAAAGAAGTTTCTTAAAGGTACAGAAGGCTGCTGTAGCACCTTTCCAATCCTTGTTGAACCCCCTCAGCAGTTACATTAGTATAAAATGCATCCCATGTGCACCAGCCAAACCAATTCAAGATATCTGGCAtctgagaaaaaagaaaaatatatataacatattGTTGTCGACCAACTTAAAGAGTACACAAgctgatgaatatatatatatatatatatgtatatatatatatgtatatatatatatatatatgtatatatatatatatgtatatatatatatatatatgtatatatatatatatatatatgtatatatatatatgtgtatatatatatgtgtatatatatatatatgtatatatatatgtgtatatatatatgtgtgtgtgtatatatatatatatatatatatatatatatatatatatatatgtgtgtatatatatatatatgtgtatatatatatatatatatatgtgtatatatatatatgtgtgtatatatatatatatgtgtgtatatatatatatgtgtgtatatatatatatatatatatatatatatatatatgtatgtatgtatgtgtgtgtgtgtgtgtgtgtatgtatatatatgtatatgtatgtatatattacctTCTTCCTCTCTAGATGTGAAAATGTTTGCAAGTGCTTCTCAACAGTCCTGTATAATACAATgaattctttaaatgctaaacaaAGAGATGTTGCATGACACAATTGATTTACATCTTAAAGCACTATACCTATTCATGATTGAAAAGGACAATTGAAGGACTTGATAGATTATTTTGCGCAGGTTAACAATATAGGGTGCTGGATTATATGAAAATTAACGTTTTATTTATACTAGCTGAAAGTTTATGGAAGCCACAACTTTTAAAATGAATGCTAGATTAATGCACTCTTTTAAACATCAATATGCAACACCAAGATGGAAGTATAAAACGTATCAAGAAAAGAATTGCACAATAACCACTAACAACAATGTCTCACATAGCTAAATCAAATCTCTCCCCAATACTGCTAATACCATGGGTTGCCATGCCACGATATACTGCCCGGTACAGgcagtacgtaccagtccgatagGGGACTGGTACGTGGACCACCCTGTACCGAGTGATTTGtatcactattctttcctaatttagatttttattgctataattatactaaatttatattcattttcaacttaaaaatctcaatctatttatttttttttcaagaatttttagaACTATTTTCAGTCATTTTTCTGTGTTGTCAATGCACCCTATCGTACTGACATATAATACATCGGTACGGAATGATATATCCCATATCATCAGCCAGCACCGATACGGATTGGTAAAACGAATCTTGGTTAATGCTAAAAGATATTGCAGGATATACACAACAATTTTCTTGTCAACAATGTTCGTATCAACATGAAATGTTTTTAACGAAAAGGTGAGGACAAATAAAATAAACTGCTCACTTGATTGCATATGTGATGACCTCAAATGGATCAGACCCAGCAGCCACAAGAACTAAATGGGTTCCTTCATAAACTTCGACAGCAGGATCACCTGAAATATCAGGTAGCCAGACGTGTGATAATCATGCAGAGTTACAGAGTAAAGTTAAACGTCTACTTTgttataaaaaatggggagattgcatACCActttccaagcaaatctccagttCATCGTTCACATTTCCTTGGAGCACAGCTCTGAAGGCTCCCTCGAGGATCGGCAAGAAGACTGTATAGACTGCAGGTTGGCCCACCCCACCTTCACTCCCTTCTCCAAAATGAGAACCATCAGCTCCCTCAACGATCAAAAACTGGGTCTCGAAAGGGATATCTCGTCCACAAGAGCCCATCCTCTGAGTCATCCACCACATCTTGAACCGAAAAGTACACATGAACCGGAGGTCCCTGCAATCCCAAGACAGAGATTATCCACCATGAATTCACCAAGAAGGCTACATCGGAACATCAGATTACTCTTATATGGTAAGAAAATTTTGTCGAAGAATCTTTGGAAAGGAAAGACAGATGTCTTGGCCAAACTAAAGCTACGCCTATTTATGTCACTATAGCTTGCTACGATGACAGTGGTGGATCTTGAAAGAGGCCATGCAAATAAAGGAAAAGGAAGAATTTTTACAAACAAGAAGTGAAGGGAACGAAAATAGGAACGGAGTGCATCCTTTGCTACAGAAaagattaggaaaaaaaaaaaaagagcaaaaaGGAAACTTACAGAAGCTTTCCGATGGGGAAGACATTGCGGCTCCCTCGGCGCTCGGATCGGACGCCGATAAATGCGGCGTTCATCACCCCGTTCCCGCTGGCGGGCGTCAAGACGACGTTCTGGTGCACATCCGACAAGATCTTCGTCCGCACCACCACCAGATCCCCGTCCTTAACACGAATCCCCGCCCCTACCGTCATCTTCGACCCCCCACCCCACCCAAATCACCAACAAAATGAAgaaaacaacaggagaaaattttaagaaaaagaaGCCGGAAGCAAATTTCGCCCAAATATCTCCGAGAGGAACGCTCGACACTGATGAACCAAACCAACCAGGGTGGGACGCTGCTTTTATATTGGGGAATCAAACCCGCCAGGGAGGTTctatttctgatttttttttaataatataatataagaaaTTGTGATCAACCAAAGGAGCACATCCGAACAATAAACGTGTATTCGGCGGCTAAGCAACTTCCAAACAAACACATCAAAATAAATGCCATCACCTCAATAAAAAGCCATGATTTCATAGAGGAACAAACATACATATTTTCTCCTACACAAAGATCACTTACATAAAGTGCAAAGGACAGTGAAAAAAGATAGGATTAATTGATTTTAAATCTGAATTACGTACAGTAAATTGCATAGGCTCCATTCGATCAGATGTTGGAAGGCAAAAGCTTCCGACACAAAATTTGAACTTTCTTGGGCAACTTCTTCCTCCAACGTAGCCGCGACATGCGATTCGAGGGAGGACGCGGTGGGGTCGGAAGGTTGTGCGTGTAGACCTAATCGTTAGTTTTCGGCGGAGTACCGAGACGAGAATTCTTTCGCGAGCGAGGGAACAGCTGCGGATGACGTGTCAGGTACTCCACGCGGGGTGGTCGCCGGGTGGGGCCGAGGAAGAAGAGGTCGAGATGAGGGTGCCGTTCGGACGAGTTCCCTCCCATCGAACAACAGTCGGAAGGAAGGGGATGGACGTCGATCCGCGTCAGAATCTACGTGATGCCTCGTAAGGAACGACCGATTCAGTTGGAAATGGCGTGTAATCTTTGTAGACTACACGAGTCATCGAGACGGCTCGTTTCCATGCAACAAACAGTAGATGTGTACATGCTAAAATTAGACATCAGACTTCTCGACTCTCGCGACTACTTATCAGCCAAGCAAAGTGAAGTCCGTCGAGTCTGTGAGATTGTTGTCCGTTCTTCTTTGTTTTTTACGCATATAATGGTCTGTCTTAAGTACACAGGAGTGGGAGCACATGGATCATAGAATAGCAACTAGTATTAGTCATATATaaactcaataataataataataatcttagtaTTTATGGAGGTATATTATGTCGACAACCTGGTGTCTGCTGTGTCTTTACTCACGAGTGAGACTGAAGTGGAGAAGGTTGCTTTTGTGGACTAAAGTGGAGATAAATAGCATGGATTAAGTGTTGTtaataagaagaaagaagaaaatccTTCTTCTCGTGCATTTTGGATCATATCTTGGTGAATCGAATGTTGTATCTTTTCAAGAACataatccctctctctctctctctttttcccctCGAAACATTTAGAATCATATCTTGGTGAACCAAATGCTGCATCTTTTCACAGATCTCGTTCGATGTGGGTGACCTATGAATTGTCATGCACTCGAATTATTTATGAAGCATATGACCTCATGCGTGGGAATACTTCTCTTAATTGTGGGGGATGGATTATTACATTGCATGGGCGGCTTTTGCCAGCCAATAAAGTTGCAAGTTAATGGATGTCTTCATCTGCATACCTTTCTTACTAATTTCCAACACACTGCTTTCCTTCCTGCTTTGGTTCATGAGCTATAAATGTTCTTGTGGTTGTCATCAAAGAATTctgttaaatataataataatacagcatctcttcttttctctccttGGTTTCCCTTCTTTAGTGGTGTGTTGCCTTTGCTTAGATTTCTTCTGTAGTTACCTAATATAAGTGAGGTTGGGGAGCCTTAACTTCATAATAAATGtttgaattaaaatttttaatgaatatttccatcaatttttaataaatatctgAATTTAATTTAGatcaatttttaatctaatttGATAGTTGTTAAAATCAATTTTGATTCGTAGAAGTCCAATGAATCTTAACAAGCTgctaatcaacattctcatattcaaatGATTTAAAACGAACAAGAAGTCatttcttaaactattctaaggaAACtaggtttcataccaatcataccattgaatagcatccacGTTCAATTAGATTAAAGCTATTTCcactttaaaattttctaaagttttatgaaagtgaaattttttctattttaagaaataACTTCTTGTTCGTTTTAAATCATTCGAATATGAGAATGATTCAACTGGTTGGATCTCTATTTTCTCCTCTAGAAAATTCTACTTTTGGTCGATATTATCATGCACTTTGTAACATTTTTTTGTGACTTATCGATCTAATTGTTTACTAGCATAAGCCAAACTTTCAATTTGTTGATTTTTGCTAAAACTCTCAAGTaaacttttttttaaataattaaaagttTCTTGTAGCCTACTCTCAATTTTTGCTTCCAAACTTCAAATTATAATTTCATAGAATTATCAGTAGTTATTGTGTATGATTGTAGATCTGCAATACTTaagttttgtttttgattttgaGTCAAGGGCATAAGCATTCTTACTTGGCATTGAAGGTGAAGTCGCTATTAGCGATACGGGTGTTGCGACTTGTGGCAGCATCGAAGAGGAGATAGGGAACGCTAAAGAAATATCGTAAGAACTTTGGAAACGTCGAGGAAACACCATAAGAATTTTAGGAACACTGCTTTGATATCATATGATAAAATCCTATgactatatttaaaaaaaatagatagGTATTTGATTCCTTCGAGAGGATCAACCTCCTTTTGATCACTTGGAAAGGATCAATCTCCAAGTTAGCCAAAGGTATTCATTTGTATCAATTGCTTGAGAAAAATAACCAaaggcattatatatatatatatatatatatatatatatatatatatatatatatatatatatatatcaattaggACTAGaatttctaacaaaaataaaaataaaaagttaaaCCTAAAAAACTCTTATCATAATTAGAAAatattaaatagaaaaataaagattaatatcaagtctttaaaattaaaaactCCTAAAATTTAAAAATCCTAACAGTATGTTCCACTATCATCCGATTTCTAGTATCTGAGAATCATAAAATGGCATGCATGCACAAAGCTCATCTTTTTCTTActttaaatgtgaattatcggctTCTTCCATCTTCATTTGTTTATCACTCTTTCCACAAGATATTTTCTCTCATCTGCAGCAGAAGATTGTGACTTAGATGTTCTTAGCGACATTGTTAGCATCTATACCTACATCACAACACCACAAAGGACATGTGATGCAGTGTATGCAGTTCACTGTGACCTACTGATAGAATATCGACAAGAGTCGCCATCACACTGCAAGTGTGAGCAACCTGCAACGAGGACAATGAACCGTCACGAGAGCTCAGGAAAGCCGAATCAAAGGGAAGCACAAATGGAGTGTGTGACTTGTTTTCGCCAGCTTTAGGGGGCATATAGAACTGGACGGCAGCAGAGGAAGGCCGCCGGTCAAGAAATGTGTGCCCCGGTTGTTTTGTGGCGGAAGAGATAAGATTCCAAGagacaatatcacaaacactatcTCGGGCTGGTCCCCGCACATCATTCCGTGCATCTTTTTTGGGAGATGTATGTAATTGTTTTTTTAATGCATGTATGTAATTATTGCTCTTATTATATTTGGGGTGGGTTATGGGAGTCCGCAGTTTTCTACTCTGGTCATCTACATGGTCATAGGTCAATCCAAGGTGGCATGATTCAGTGAGTGGTAATTCTGGCCGCTTAGGAATGAGCAAAATATTACCTGTTTCTTGATGAGCATGAACGAATTTATTTGTTGTGgccgacttcttcttcttcttcttcttcttcttcttcaaataaGTGCCAATGGTTAAAAATTTCGATAAGGATAAAATTATACCTCGATGCATTTCCAGCATGATAGAAAACTTACCTAGCTAGGATTTACTATCTCAGTAGTCGTTTCTATTAACAGAAA
Coding sequences within:
- the LOC103980329 gene encoding probable galactinol--sucrose galactosyltransferase 1, giving the protein MTVGAGIRVKDGDLVVVRTKILSDVHQNVVLTPASGNGVMNAAFIGVRSERRGSRNVFPIGKLLDLRFMCTFRFKMWWMTQRMGSCGRDIPFETQFLIVEGADGSHFGEGSEGGVGQPAVYTVFLPILEGAFRAVLQGNVNDELEICLESGDPAVEVYEGTHLVLVAAGSDPFEVITYAIKTVEKHLQTFSHLERKKMPDILNWFGWCTWDAFYTNVTAEGVQQGLESLGMGGIHPKFVIIDDGWQSVAMDPTGIASESENAANFSNRLTHIKENHKFQKNGREGHRDEDPANGLAHIVTEAKEKHQVKYVYVWHAITGYWGGISPGVSGMEHYDSKLQYPISSPGVQSNEHCDCLDSITKNGLGLVNPEKVYNFYNELHSYLASAGIDGVKVDVQNILETLGAGHGGRVTLARKYHQALDASIARNFPDNGIISCMSHNTDNLYSSKRTAIVRASDDFWPRDPASHTIHIASVAYNTVFLGEFMQPDWDMFHSLHPMAEYHGAARAVGGCAIYVSDKPGNHDFDLLKKLVLPDGSILRAKLPGRPTRDCLFSDPCRDGKSLLKIWNLNDYTGVIGVFNCQGAGWCRVGKKNLIHDEQPGTITGIVRSKDVDYLPRVADCGWNGDSIIYAHQGGELIYLPNNASLPITLRSHEYEVFTVAPVKQLSNGVSFAPIGLIKMFNSGGAIKELNYESTRKAIIDLKVRGCGVFGAYVSVSPVKVAVDAEAVDFTYDENHGLLTIHLGIPQRDSYIWDITIEF